A region of Marnyiella aurantia DNA encodes the following proteins:
- the pncB gene encoding nicotinate phosphoribosyltransferase — protein sequence MNFVRLRSILDNDFYKITMQNAVVKLFPNEKVRYHFINRGKHHFPEGFDSELRKAVDAMAELKLTRDEKEYLRITCPYLDLPYLDFLGGYHYDPSEVHISQQGSDLHVTVEGEWYRTILWEVPLLALISELHYEMNNLQREDDKTVQQKALLKVEGLEALQVRYAEFGTRRRHSYKVHDLVMEALTRNSNSGFTGSSNVHFAMKYGVKPIGTHAHEWFMFHAAEYGFKMANAISLEHWVDVYRGDLGVALSDTYTTEVFFNQFDRKFAKLFDGVRHDSGDPIEFAEKTIAHYKAHGIDPLFKYIIFSDGLDLAKVAQITSACKGKIGISFGIGTNLTNDAGVKPMNIVMKLIDVKSHSGDWIPTVKLSDEPGKHTGDTHMIQLAKEFLGVKQ from the coding sequence ATGAATTTTGTACGGCTGCGCTCTATTCTTGATAATGACTTTTATAAAATAACTATGCAGAATGCGGTGGTAAAACTTTTTCCAAACGAAAAGGTACGTTACCACTTCATTAACCGTGGCAAACATCACTTCCCTGAAGGTTTTGACTCGGAACTCCGAAAGGCAGTGGATGCCATGGCTGAACTGAAATTAACCAGGGACGAAAAAGAATACTTGCGTATTACCTGTCCTTATCTGGACCTACCCTACCTCGATTTCCTTGGCGGTTACCATTACGATCCTTCTGAGGTGCATATATCACAGCAGGGCAGTGATCTGCATGTTACTGTGGAAGGCGAATGGTACCGGACCATCCTCTGGGAGGTTCCGCTGCTGGCACTTATTTCCGAACTGCACTATGAAATGAATAATTTGCAGCGTGAGGATGATAAAACAGTGCAGCAAAAAGCGCTGCTGAAAGTTGAGGGCCTGGAAGCACTGCAGGTCAGGTATGCCGAATTCGGTACCCGGCGCCGGCATTCGTACAAAGTTCACGATCTGGTGATGGAGGCACTTACGCGTAACAGCAACAGCGGTTTCACCGGGTCATCCAATGTGCATTTCGCAATGAAATATGGCGTTAAGCCTATTGGCACCCACGCCCACGAGTGGTTTATGTTTCATGCTGCCGAGTACGGTTTCAAGATGGCCAACGCCATTTCACTGGAACACTGGGTGGATGTATACCGCGGCGACCTGGGTGTAGCACTCTCAGATACCTATACCACTGAGGTTTTCTTCAATCAGTTCGATAGGAAATTTGCAAAACTTTTTGACGGCGTACGGCATGACAGCGGCGATCCTATTGAATTCGCCGAAAAGACGATAGCACATTATAAGGCACATGGAATAGACCCCCTGTTTAAATATATAATTTTTTCAGATGGGCTTGATCTTGCAAAAGTTGCTCAGATAACCAGTGCATGTAAAGGTAAGATTGGAATCTCGTTTGGTATTGGCACCAACCTGACCAATGATGCCGGTGTGAAACCGATGAACATCGTAATGAAACTCATAGATGTAAAATCCCACAGCGGTGACTGGATCCCGACGGTTAAATTGTCCGATGAACCCGGGAAACATACCGGCGATACGCACATGATTCAGTTGGCAAAGGAATTCCTGGGAGTAAAGCAGTAA
- a CDS encoding YciI family protein codes for MKTTVLLAFALGVSLSSCTVYTKGQNGQPGAPGSPGIAGGPPPEITSADTFNQKLADSLGADERGMRTYMLVILKTGSQDAVITDKKKREELFKGHFSNMTEMEKTGKLKMAGPFATKNSLNYRGIFLLDVKTETEAMEILQNDPTVKAGIFNVEILPWYGSAALPMHLKYHKKISKENP; via the coding sequence ATGAAAACAACAGTCTTGCTGGCATTCGCTTTAGGAGTTTCACTATCATCCTGCACCGTTTATACAAAAGGTCAGAACGGACAACCCGGCGCACCCGGATCTCCGGGAATCGCTGGTGGCCCACCCCCGGAAATCACTTCTGCCGACACATTTAATCAGAAGCTGGCAGATTCATTGGGTGCTGATGAAAGAGGGATGCGGACGTATATGCTGGTAATCCTGAAAACAGGGTCTCAGGATGCGGTCATTACCGACAAAAAAAAGCGGGAAGAACTGTTTAAAGGTCACTTTTCAAATATGACCGAAATGGAAAAAACAGGTAAATTGAAGATGGCAGGCCCATTTGCAACTAAAAACAGCCTGAACTACAGGGGCATATTTCTACTTGACGTAAAAACTGAAACTGAAGCAATGGAGATTCTGCAAAATGACCCAACCGTTAAGGCTGGTATCTTTAATGTTGAAATCCTGCCCTGGTACGGCTCTGCGGCACTGCCCATGCATTTGAAGTACCATAAGAAGATTTCAAAAGAAAATCCTTAG